A single window of Nicotiana sylvestris chromosome 3, ASM39365v2, whole genome shotgun sequence DNA harbors:
- the LOC104210028 gene encoding probable (S)-N-methylcoclaurine 3'-hydroxylase isozyme 2 yields the protein MEYALAVSFLILIPFFVLILKQIIPKSGNLPPGPRPWPILGNILQLGKNPHISMTQFAKIHGPLISLRLGTQLVVIASSPDSAAEILKTQDRLLSARSVPRVAPYKLSVVDQHSLVWSSDLSNHWKSLRAFCRTHLFSAKAVESQAALREKKVFEMIEFLRSKKGKTVKISEIMFATILNTLGNLFFTKDLCDLDYEGNTSGIKHVIRKFVELGAMPNISEFYPFLDALDLQGLRKQTKIYQGQLFNIWAEIVKEKRQAISRGSSNKIQDFLDIMIYSGFTDLQINIILMELIAAGTDTTTSTIEWAMAELLRNKEVMHKLQAELRSKIGSNAIIRESNISELPYLAACVKETLRIHPPTPFLIPRRAPETCKLMNYTIPKNSRLFVNVWAIGCDSKTWEDALSFRPERFIDSSVDFRGQDFEFIPFGAGRRICPGLPFARQEVHLILASLIHHFEWSLPYGEDPMLLDMEEKFGVTLQKEKPLLVVPR from the exons ATGGAGTATGCTCTAGCAGTTTCCTTCCTTATCTTGATTCCATTTTTTGTACTCATCCTCAAACAAATCATACCAAAATCAGGAAATCTTCCACCAGGACCTCGACCATGGCCAATACTAGGAAATATTCTCCAGTTGGGAAAAAACCCTCATATTTCCATGACACAATTTGCCAAAATTCACGGCCCATTAATCTCTCTCAGGCTGGGAACTCAACTAGTTGTCATAGCTTCATCCCCTGATTCCGCAGCTGAAAtactcaagactcaagatcgTTTGCTCTCAGCTCGGTCCGTGCCCAgagttgctccatataaactctCTGTTGTTGATCAACACTCACTTGTCTGGTCCAGTGATTTGAGCAATCACTGGAAATCCTTAAGGGCATTCTGTCGAACACATTTGTTCTCAGCCAAAGCAGTTGAGTCACAAGCTGCTTTGAGGGAGAAAAAAGTGTTTGAAATGATAGAATTTCTTAGGTCCAAGAAAGGGAAAACCGTAAAGATTTCTGAAATTATGTTTGCTACCATTTTGAATACGTTAGGGAATCTTTTCTTTACAAAAGATTTGTGTGATTTGGATTATGAAGGGAACACTAGTGGGATCAAACATGTTATAAGGAAATTTGTAGAATTGGGAGCTATGCCAAATATAtcagaattttatccttttttgGATGCTCTTGATTTGCAGGGTTTGAGAAAGCAGACTAAGATATATCAGGGTCAATTGTTTAACATCTGGGCTGAAATTGTCAAGGAAAAAAGGCAGGCAATTAGTCGTGGGAGCTCCAATAAAATTCAAGATTTTTTGGATATCATGATTTATAGTGGATTCACGGATTTACAGATCAATATCATATTAATG GAATTAATTGCTGCGGGTACAGACACTACTACCTCAACAATTGAATGGGCAATGGCGGAACTGCTAAGGAACAAGGAAGTTATGCACAAACTTCAAGCTGAGCTCAGAAGTAAGATAGGGAGCAATGCCATTATAAGAGAATCCAATATCAGTGAACTTCCATATTTAGCTGCTTGTGTCAAGGAGACATTGAGAATCCATCCGCCAACTCCATTCTTGATTCCTCGTCGTGCTCCTGAGACGTGTAAGCTTATGAATTACACCATCCCAAAGAACTCGAGGTTGTTTGTGAACGTTTGGGCAATAGGGTGCGATTCTAAAACTTGGGAAGATGCGTTATCTTTCAGACCCGAGCGATTTATCGACTCTAGTGTAGATTTTAGGGGTCAAGATTTTGAGTTTATACCATTTGGTGCTGGGAGGAGAATATGCCCTGGCTTACCTTTTGCTAGACAAGAAGTACACTTGATTTTAGCTAGTTTGATCCATCACTTTGAGTGGTCACTTCCGTATGGTGAGGATCCAATGTTGTTAGATATGGAAGAAAAGTTTGGGGTTACTCTTCAGAAAGAAAAACCTCTACTAGTTGTCCCTAGATAA